A window of Corticium candelabrum chromosome 3, ooCorCand1.1, whole genome shotgun sequence contains these coding sequences:
- the LOC134176935 gene encoding uncharacterized protein LOC134176935 isoform X1 translates to MTHSEDDDNLEVTAASADLGTREVSKDLIQTLHKDMVGVMGRLDKIISLLDSAERDKPKQEKQEVDTCDTPEREVCIGDPSLNVSASKLAVTRATMKAGRRSLLVLNLVDILFDQDCLRRSTVCGCRDSSKEALDPRKMEAIRSHCFQKIQYVREKQKRRHGRK, encoded by the exons ATG aCACATTCTGAAGATGATGATAATCTGGAAGTGACTGCAGCATCAGCTGAT CTTGGCACGAGAGAGGTATCCAAAGACCTCATTCAAACATTGCACAAAGACATGGTCGGTGTCATGGGACGACTGGACAAGATCATCAGTCTTTTGGATTCTGCAGAA agagacaaacccaagcaagagaaacaagaagTAGATACCTGTGACACTCCAGAAAGAG AAGTTTGTATTGGTGATCCAAGCCTTAATGTGAGTGCCAGCAAGTTGGCTGTTACCAGAGCCACCATGAAGGCTGGTAGGAGGTCTTTGTTGGTCCTCAATCTTGTTGATATCTTGTTCGATCAGGATTGCCTAAGACGTTCAACTGTGTGTGGGTGTAGAGACTCCTCAAAAGAGGCACTAGACCCTAGAAAGATGGAAGCCATAAGAA GCCACTGTTTTCAAAAGATCCAATACGTGAGGGAGAAACAGAAAAGGAGGCATGGCAGAAAATGA
- the LOC134177739 gene encoding uncharacterized protein LOC134177739 — protein sequence MMERFNRSLKTMLRKKAAQYGVQWDKHLPIIMWAYRNTSNDTTGEKPAFLLFEWDCRSPSDSALLPPDGTQPTVVPDYRHELIESLRSASQTALQTIRRSHSKYKKQCDRKSDSHKYRVGDWVLIHFPGDETGKFWKLSRPWYGPYRITSFNDYDISVVKVYFPRENEIKVHQSRVKPCPDGLLARYYWYEHKSKGPGRLHK from the coding sequence ATGATGGAGCGATTTAATCGCAGTCTTAAAACCATGTTGCGAAAGAAAGCTGCACAATACGGCGTGCAGTGGGACAAGCACTTACCTATCATTATGTGGGCTTACCGTAACACGTCCAATGACACAACAGGTGAAAAGCCTGCTTTTCTATTGTTTGAATGGGACTGTAGATCTCCGAGCGACTCCGCCCTACTACCTCCGGACGGTACCCAACCGACAGTAGTACCAGACTATCGCCACGAATTGATCGAATCCCTGAGATCAGCGAGCCAGACCGCTCTTCAAACTATTCGCCGCTCTCACAGTAAGTACAAGAAACAGTGTGACCGCAAGTCCGACTCACACAAATATCGCGTAGGAGACTGGGTTCTTATACACTTCCCCGGTGATGAGACTGGAAAGTTTTGGAAGCTGTCTAGGCCATGGTATGGACCGTATAGAATCACTTCTTTCAACGATTATGACATTTCGGTCGTCAAGGTGTATTTTCCTAGAGAGAATGAGATCAAAGTGCACCAGTCAAGAGTGAAGCCCTGCCCTGACGGACTGCTGGCTAGATACTACTGGTACGAGCACAAGAGTAAGGGGCCGGGCCGTTTACATAAGTGA
- the LOC134177738 gene encoding uncharacterized protein LOC134177738 encodes MREYGSRNGAESKACTKRERIVLAAFSSRVQRELAVISTRSTGEPETISFADCMRNKMIKLVCRLLDVEIYKRELLLVQREIARTKRITSYLEQRLDAIRIQSEAKAVRGKDKLFEKISLKDKAATNLFITILEEPIREEDMETIACAVSSYYNPLGRALGYDHEKVQDILSADQYEGQRNSEKLLAVIRAWKYKHGVKATLGRLLQACEKIEVKGRVELALIEKKTSK; translated from the exons ATGCGAGAGTATGGAAGTCGAAATGGCGCCGAATCGAAAGCGTGCACTAAGCGAGAACGAATCGTATTAGCTGCGTTTTCGTCGCGAGTCCAACGCGAACTCGCTGTGATTTCGACGCGCAGCACCGGCGAACCCGAGAC CATTTCTTTTGCCGATTGCATGCGAAATAAGATGATCAAGCTCGTTTGTCGATTGTTGGACGTCGAAATTTACAAAAG AGAACTGTTATtagtacaaagagaaatcGCTAGGACGAAAAGAATAACATCTTACTTAGAACAACGTCTAGACGCTATTAGAATTCAGAGTGAAGCCAAAGCTGTCAGAGGAAAAGACAAACTGTTTGAGAAGATTTCTCTAAAGGATAAAG CTGCTACCAACTTGTTTATTACAATTCTGGAAGAACCGATTAGAGAAGAGGACATGGAAACTATTGCTTGTGCAGTCAGCAGCTATTACAATCCTCTAGGACGAGCTCTGGGATATGATCATGAGAAAGTTCAAGACATTCTGTCTGCCGATCAGTACGAAGGACAGAGAAACTCCGAGAAGCTTCTTGCCGTTATTCGAGCCTGGAAATACAAGCATGGAGTGAAAGCTACACTCGGGAGGTTACTGCAAGCGTGTGAAAAGATCGAAGTGAAAGGGAGAGTGGAATTGGCTCTGATAGAAAAGAAGACAAGTAAATAG
- the LOC134176935 gene encoding uncharacterized protein LOC134176935 isoform X2 translates to MTHSEDDDNLEVTAASADLGTREVSKDLIQTLHKDMVGVMGRLDKIISLLDSAERDKPKQEKQEVDTCDTPEREVCIGDPSLNVSASKLAVTRATMKAGRRCRDSSKEALDPRKMEAIRSHCFQKIQYVREKQKRRHGRK, encoded by the exons ATG aCACATTCTGAAGATGATGATAATCTGGAAGTGACTGCAGCATCAGCTGAT CTTGGCACGAGAGAGGTATCCAAAGACCTCATTCAAACATTGCACAAAGACATGGTCGGTGTCATGGGACGACTGGACAAGATCATCAGTCTTTTGGATTCTGCAGAA agagacaaacccaagcaagagaaacaagaagTAGATACCTGTGACACTCCAGAAAGAG AAGTTTGTATTGGTGATCCAAGCCTTAATGTGAGTGCCAGCAAGTTGGCTGTTACCAGAGCCACCATGAAGGCTGGTAGGAGGT GTAGAGACTCCTCAAAAGAGGCACTAGACCCTAGAAAGATGGAAGCCATAAGAA GCCACTGTTTTCAAAAGATCCAATACGTGAGGGAGAAACAGAAAAGGAGGCATGGCAGAAAATGA
- the LOC134176935 gene encoding uncharacterized protein LOC134176935 isoform X3, translating to MTHSEDDDNLEVTAASADLGTREVSKDLIQTLHKDMVGVMGRLDKIISLLDSAERDKPKQEKQEVDTCDTPEREVCIGDPSLNVSASKLAVTRATMKAGVETPQKRH from the exons ATG aCACATTCTGAAGATGATGATAATCTGGAAGTGACTGCAGCATCAGCTGAT CTTGGCACGAGAGAGGTATCCAAAGACCTCATTCAAACATTGCACAAAGACATGGTCGGTGTCATGGGACGACTGGACAAGATCATCAGTCTTTTGGATTCTGCAGAA agagacaaacccaagcaagagaaacaagaagTAGATACCTGTGACACTCCAGAAAGAG AAGTTTGTATTGGTGATCCAAGCCTTAATGTGAGTGCCAGCAAGTTGGCTGTTACCAGAGCCACCATGAAGGCTGGT GTAGAGACTCCTCAAAAGAGGCACTAG